A window of the Oscillospiraceae bacterium genome harbors these coding sequences:
- a CDS encoding Gx transporter family protein, giving the protein MRDKLRISTTTRRVAFIGMLGALALVLSALEAMIPPLPMLPPGAKLGLSNIVTMYAAGTVGLLPALCIALLKGLFTGCMQGAVAFFMSTAGGLASTFVMWLLLRPQKKPFGMLGLGVAGALTHNMAQLGVAVLLTTPAVGYYAPWLLIFGIAAGIVTGLVLRTVSPLLERFRP; this is encoded by the coding sequence ATGCGTGATAAACTTCGTATTTCCACAACAACACGGCGGGTCGCCTTTATCGGCATGCTGGGGGCTTTGGCACTGGTGCTTTCTGCACTGGAGGCAATGATTCCCCCACTGCCCATGCTGCCGCCAGGGGCCAAGCTGGGCCTTTCCAACATTGTTACCATGTACGCCGCGGGTACGGTCGGGCTGCTGCCCGCGCTGTGCATCGCGTTATTAAAAGGTTTATTTACCGGCTGCATGCAGGGCGCGGTTGCTTTCTTTATGAGTACCGCCGGCGGCCTTGCAAGCACCTTTGTGATGTGGCTTCTGCTGCGCCCGCAGAAAAAGCCTTTTGGCATGCTCGGCCTGGGCGTAGCGGGCGCGCTGACACACAACATGGCACAGCTGGGCGTCGCTGTTTTACTGACAACACCGGCGGTTGGTTACTATGCACCGTGGCTTCTGATTTTTGGTATTGCAGCCGGGATTGTGACCGGCTTAGTGCTGCGCACAGTCTCCCCTCTTTTAGAGCGCTTTCGCCCATGA
- a CDS encoding Hsp20/alpha crystallin family protein, whose product MMFDLAPFDLYNRFDDDFFRGKKNNVAPCRTDICDTGDTYIAQAELPGFSKEEIKISVEKDCLTIDAEHKEDAQNQSEHFIRRERPMNNLSRSFDISEIDAGKISAKLENGILTLTMPKKRASQPASTQISID is encoded by the coding sequence TAGCACCTTTTGATTTATACAACCGCTTTGATGATGACTTTTTCCGCGGCAAGAAAAACAACGTTGCCCCCTGCCGCACCGATATCTGCGACACCGGCGATACTTACATTGCCCAGGCCGAATTGCCGGGCTTCAGCAAAGAGGAAATCAAGATCAGCGTTGAAAAAGACTGCCTGACCATTGATGCCGAACATAAAGAAGATGCCCAAAACCAGAGCGAACACTTTATCCGCCGGGAACGCCCGATGAACAATTTGAGCCGCTCGTTTGATATTTCCGAAATAGATGCCGGCAAAATCAGTGCAAAGCTTGAAAATGGCATTCTGACTCTGACAATGCCGAAAAAGCGCGCATCGCAACCAGCCAGCACACAGATCTCCATTGATTAA
- a CDS encoding YbaK/EbsC family protein, producing the protein MAPALKKVKQYLASYGLADRVCEFAESSATVEQAAHVLQTEPARIAKTISLRREAGCVLVVTSGDTKIDNAKYKKTFSQRPKMLSVAEVEPLTGYRIGGVCPFCCAENARVYLDVSLRRFDTVYPAAGTANSAVRLSCEELEEASGAAGWVDVCRPAVKPAEAQP; encoded by the coding sequence ATGGCCCCAGCCCTAAAAAAAGTGAAGCAGTACCTTGCCAGCTACGGTTTGGCAGACCGCGTCTGTGAGTTCGCAGAGAGCAGCGCAACTGTTGAGCAGGCTGCACATGTTTTGCAGACAGAGCCCGCACGCATTGCAAAGACTATTTCTCTGAGAAGAGAAGCGGGATGCGTGCTTGTCGTCACCAGCGGCGACACAAAAATTGATAATGCAAAGTACAAAAAAACATTTTCACAGCGGCCTAAAATGCTTTCTGTTGCCGAGGTAGAGCCACTTACAGGCTACCGCATCGGCGGCGTTTGCCCGTTTTGCTGTGCGGAAAATGCACGCGTTTACTTAGATGTTTCTCTGCGCCGCTTCGATACGGTTTACCCTGCGGCGGGCACTGCAAACTCAGCCGTCAGGCTTTCCTGTGAAGAACTGGAAGAGGCAAGCGGCGCGGCCGGGTGGGTCGATGTCTGCCGGCCGGCCGTAAAGCCGGCGGAGGCGCAGCCATGA
- the trmB gene encoding tRNA (guanosine(46)-N7)-methyltransferase TrmB, whose product MRMRAKPWAGPELDACPFFLRGPQRMKNQWLGWFTRRQPLHVELGCGKGWFLAGLGPQHPEINYLGIDMKDAVLAPGKRMIEATYGEKPIDNLALTAYDISRLPDMMGDKDRISRLYINFCNPWPKPRHHKRRLTHSRQLALYRPLLEPGAELWFKTDDEPLFQATLQYLQESGFAVLQQTQDLHADKSAFGSEMYVMTEHEKMFTERGIPIKALRARMLPQEKTANL is encoded by the coding sequence ATGAGAATGCGTGCAAAACCGTGGGCTGGTCCGGAACTGGACGCCTGCCCCTTTTTTCTGCGCGGTCCGCAGCGCATGAAAAATCAATGGCTGGGGTGGTTTACGCGCCGGCAGCCGCTGCACGTAGAGCTCGGCTGCGGCAAAGGCTGGTTTTTAGCGGGGCTTGGCCCGCAGCATCCAGAAATCAATTATCTTGGCATTGACATGAAGGATGCGGTCCTGGCGCCCGGCAAGCGGATGATTGAGGCAACCTATGGTGAAAAGCCAATCGACAATCTCGCCCTGACTGCCTACGATATTTCCCGCCTGCCGGACATGATGGGAGACAAGGACCGCATTTCGCGCCTTTACATTAATTTTTGCAATCCGTGGCCGAAGCCGCGCCATCACAAGCGCCGCCTTACGCATTCGCGGCAGCTGGCGCTTTACCGCCCCCTGCTGGAGCCAGGCGCGGAGCTTTGGTTTAAAACCGATGATGAGCCGCTGTTTCAGGCCACTCTGCAGTATCTGCAGGAGTCTGGCTTTGCTGTTTTGCAGCAGACACAGGACCTGCACGCGGACAAATCCGCTTTTGGCAGCGAGATGTATGTGATGACTGAACACGAAAAGATGTTTACAGAGCGCGGTATTCCTATTAAGGCGCTGCGGGCACGCATGCTTCCACAGGAAAAAACCGCAAATTTATAA
- a CDS encoding FAD:protein FMN transferase yields the protein MPNLTKHKKITIVLCCVLGAVIVILAVVWARFGYRAQSYSSTSYAMGTYIQQTVYGKEAQSAASAGSQAVTSLEDKISWRVQDSDIANLNDASGTVWKTLDSYTISLLQMSQKLAQQTDGAFDPTVLPLTSLWDFDGKKHVPTAAELKNALSHVGYQNLRLNTSDNTASLKMHYNGVDLGAVGKGAACDKVLEAYSKKNITAAVVAVGGSIGLYGNKPDNSGWSVAVRDPKTSDSDTGSVGTIALQGGQFVSTSGTYEKEFTANGKTYHHLLNPKTGMPQNNGLVSVTVVCKNGALSDALSTACYVLGKDKGTALAKSYGAETIYIDTAGNVTVSSGLKDSFQLTNTSSYRLAK from the coding sequence ATGCCAAATCTCACAAAACATAAAAAAATCACAATTGTTCTGTGCTGTGTGCTGGGTGCAGTGATTGTTATTCTGGCTGTCGTATGGGCACGCTTTGGCTACCGTGCGCAAAGCTACAGCAGCACTTCTTATGCCATGGGTACCTACATACAGCAAACGGTTTACGGCAAAGAGGCACAATCCGCCGCAAGCGCCGGCTCGCAGGCGGTCACTTCACTGGAAGACAAAATTTCATGGCGGGTGCAGGACAGCGATATTGCAAACCTGAACGATGCTTCCGGCACAGTGTGGAAAACGCTAGACAGCTACACAATTTCCCTGCTGCAGATGTCGCAGAAGCTTGCTCAGCAAACCGATGGTGCCTTTGACCCCACGGTGCTGCCGCTCACCTCTTTGTGGGATTTTGACGGCAAAAAACATGTACCAACCGCCGCGGAACTGAAAAATGCGCTTTCTCATGTCGGCTACCAAAATCTGCGCCTCAACACTTCTGATAATACTGCTTCTTTAAAAATGCACTATAATGGAGTGGATCTAGGTGCAGTGGGCAAAGGCGCCGCGTGTGACAAAGTACTGGAAGCCTACAGTAAAAAGAACATCACTGCCGCAGTGGTCGCTGTAGGCGGCAGCATTGGTCTGTATGGCAACAAGCCGGATAACTCCGGCTGGAGCGTCGCCGTGCGTGACCCAAAGACCAGCGACAGCGACACTGGCAGCGTGGGAACCATTGCGCTGCAGGGCGGTCAGTTTGTATCTACTTCTGGTACATATGAAAAAGAATTTACAGCGAATGGCAAGACGTACCACCACCTGCTCAACCCCAAAACCGGCATGCCGCAAAACAACGGGCTGGTTTCTGTAACAGTTGTCTGCAAAAACGGCGCTTTAAGTGACGCGCTTTCCACTGCATGCTATGTTTTGGGCAAAGACAAAGGCACCGCTCTGGCAAAATCCTACGGTGCTGAAACCATATACATCGATACAGCCGGAAATGTAACGGTTTCTTCCGGCTTGAAAGATTCTTTCCAGCTGACAAACACATCCAGTTACCGGCTGGCTAAATAA
- a CDS encoding NusG domain II-containing protein, which translates to MRKLFHKKDLLIILPVLLLAAGLLLWNSFHASAQTVTAVVEENGKITHTYNLSQQTKTQTVNIGGSYHIRLLLEPGKISFSHSDCPDQVCVRTGKLTKPGQAAVCLPAKVSVRLTGAKSEVDGTTG; encoded by the coding sequence ATGAGAAAACTTTTTCATAAAAAAGATCTGTTGATTATTCTGCCGGTGCTGCTGCTTGCGGCGGGCCTGCTGCTGTGGAACAGCTTTCACGCATCTGCACAAACAGTGACCGCCGTGGTAGAGGAAAACGGAAAGATTACCCATACCTATAATCTTTCTCAGCAGACAAAGACACAGACAGTCAATATCGGCGGCAGCTATCATATTCGGCTGCTGCTGGAACCGGGAAAAATTTCGTTTTCCCATTCTGACTGTCCCGATCAGGTATGCGTGCGCACGGGCAAGCTGACAAAACCCGGGCAGGCGGCTGTGTGCCTGCCTGCAAAAGTTAGTGTACGCCTGACCGGCGCAAAAAGTGAGGTGGACGGCACCACTGGCTGA